In the Amblyraja radiata isolate CabotCenter1 chromosome 13, sAmbRad1.1.pri, whole genome shotgun sequence genome, one interval contains:
- the b3gnt5 gene encoding lactosylceramide 1,3-N-acetyl-beta-D-glucosaminyltransferase, whose amino-acid sequence MTTSYRRRKRQFLQFVITCFSCCFVLVYWEQLDANIISHLKSYSYRYLINRYSFLNDSLTLNKETAASLHSYRYLITHENKCKNEDVLLLLFVKTSPENRLRRDAIRQTWGNEQYINSELKVTIKVIFVLGVHKDQSQRDIVQHKLFLEDQQHSDLIQQDFNDDFHNLTLKLIFQFTWANTYCQNAKFVMSSDDDVFVHTPNLANYLRQLDKETSNFWIGRVHRGAPPVRSKESKYYVPYEMYQWPAYPDYTAGAAYVVSQDVAVKVYEALMTLNSSLYIDDVFMGICAKKMGIPPQRHVYFAGEGKAPYHPCIYNQMMTSHGHVEDIHHLWREATHAKVTSLTSGFWGQLYCRLIKVFLLCKPYYVDTYPCVAAFS is encoded by the coding sequence ATCATCAGTCATTTGAAGTCTTATTCCTACAGATATCTCATCAATAGGTACAGTTTTTTAAATGACAGCTTGACTCTGAACAAGGAGACGGCAGCGAGCCTCCACAGTTACCGGTACCTGATCACCCATGAAAACAAATGCAAAAATGAGGATGTATTGCTCCTTTTGTTTGTGAAAACCTCTCCTGAAAACCGTCTTCGGCGGGATGCAATTCGTCAGACTTGGGGCAATGAACAATATATAAATTCAGAGTTAAAGGTCACCATTAAGGTCATTTTTGTTTTGGGAGTACATAAAGATCAATCGCAAAGAGACATTGTACAGCACAAGTTATTTCTAGAAGATCAACAGCATTCTGACCTTATCCAACAGGATTTCAATGATGATTTTCACAATCTTACACTGAAACTAATCTTCCAGTTCACGTGGGCAAATACTTACTGCCAAAATGCTAAATTTGTCATGTCCTCTGATGATGATGTGTTTGTACATACTCCAAACCTTGCAAACTATTTGCGACAGCTAGATAAAGAAACAAGTAATTTCTGGATAGGTCGAGTGCACAGGGGTGCACCCCCTGTAAGAAGCAAAGAAAGTAAATACTATGTTCCATATGAAATGTATCAATGGCCTGCTTATCCAGATTATACAGCAGGTGCTGCATATGTTGTGTCCCAAGATGTTGCAGTCAAAGTATACGAGGCCTTAATGACCCTAAACAGCAGCCTCTATATAGATGATGTTTTTATGGGCATTTGTGCCAAAAAGATGGGTATTCCCCCGCAACGCCATGTATATTTTGCTGGTGAAGGAAAAGCTCCATATCATCCATGTATTTATAACCAAATGATGACCTCTCATGGACATGTAGAAGATATCCACCATTTGTGGAGGGAGGCCACGCATGCAAAAGTGACTTCTCTCACCTCTGGATTCTGGGGACAACTGTACTGTCGACTGATCAAAGTGTTCCTTCTCTGCAAACCATACTATGTAGACACATATCCTTGTGTTGCTGCATTTTCCTAG